TTGCAATCATGTGAGTGCGTGAAAGCACACAACTTTTGTCATGGCAGAAACTTGAAAATGCAGTTGTGAATatcaaagataaaaatatttttcatgtgaAAGGGTTTGACTCGTCAGTttactcatttatttatttattttttaaaaaaaggattaAAGAAAAGCTTCATTCTATTTTATTAAGGTTTTAAATATTTCCTTCACTTTGTGATACTGCACTTCTTTTATGGTACGCTTTCAATTATGAGTGATTCCATTTGTTAGATTTCAACAACTTAATTTGTAAGTCATGTTGGAATTTGTAGGATGTTGGTTTGTTGAAGTTTCTACCAAAGCTGATAATGATCACTTCCCAACTAAATGGGACAAATGTTTGGTGTCATGAGCCCATGATATTAAAGGCACACATGGCAGCATAGGAGAGGAAAAAGGGGCTGTGGTCCCATGCACAGTCTCTTATGCTGTCATGTGAGCCTGTGAAGTCACGAGCCCATGATGAATAGCATTACTCAACTAAGTTGTTGCTTGTTATAATAGGAGTAAATTATTCTGTCAAATTGTTGGTCCAAATGAGAGCCCTGACTATttgtggttatatatatatatttagaagtTTCATTTGTAAGATGGACTCATTTTAAGATAAAATTGTTCATGCATttactctcttttattttctattttgcaAATTATGTCATTTGATACTAGTTTTGAACTGCAGAAGTTGCTGTTTTTAATTTGTCACAGGTGTGGTTCTATGGAATTGGTTACTTTTTCCCGCATCCCAAGAATCGAATTCAGATatgtttcccaaaataatttCATATCATACAGATGTAAATGTCTAGAAAAGGATTGGCATTGGTTTGGTAATTTGTTATTTAGGCCTCCACTACAAAGGCTGTCTCAATTCTCTCGTTGCCATGCTATTAAGATGGCTTCCAATGGGTATGTGGGGCGAGACAGCTACAAGTATAATAAAACTAAATTGTACAAAGGGCTGGAATTAGCTTCTTGTTTGATCATCCCTCCACCAAAAGATAAGAAGCCACGTGCAATTATCAAATTCTTGGGTGGTGCCTTTATTGGAGCAGTTCCTGAAGTTACCTACAGGTAAGACTTCTGATATTCTTACTGTTGAATTGTATAATGGAGGGAAATCTAGAGGGAAAACAGTTACAAGATCATCTTGACCTTGTTTTCTTGTTGTGTTCTCATTGTCATGCCTCTTGTTTTTCTATATTTATTTGGTCTAAAGTTTATTGTTTTATCAATGGAAATTTCTACGTATTTCAATGGGAAAAGGTTGGCCCATTCCATCTATATGCATGAAGTTAATgccctaatttttcaaataattacaggAATAATATTGTTTCTATTTTGATTCGGCAGTCAGCCCAGTTAGTTGGAATGCATAGCATCACTCTTTCTTAATTAGTGTATCACATAGAAGCGCCAGTTTTCATGTGAACTTTTATTGCTTCTCTCTCACACTTGTATTTTAGAACTACTGGAGATTTGTTttcattcaatttttttcatGGATAATTTGttctttttagaattttttgGATGCTTTACTTTTTTAATCTCATAATGCTGATCTTCATTTTGCCAAAGGTTTTGCGTGTGTATTGTTTGACCTTTATTATGTCTCTGTTGTATACATGCAGCTATCTGATTGAGTGTTTGGCGAATGAAGGTTTTCTTATAATCTCTGTGCCATATCATGTGACATTTGATCACACTCAAGCCGCCAGAGAAATATATGAGAAGTTTAACACCTGCTTGGATATAATTTTAGCATCTGGACTGCCTGATGTGAACATAACAGCAGGCGATCTTGTTCATCTTCCCCTTTATTCTGTTGGTCACAGGTGAATGTGATCTCTAATTCAATAGAGATGTCATCACTTCGATAATTGCTGCAAAATCATTTATATTGCCATCAATTAGAATCTTAAGAGCACAATCTATTTCACCTGTTTAGATCCTgctatgttcatgttcatgctgACTTCTTTCTTGATTTAAATTCTAATCATAGCAATGGTGCACTCCTCCAAGTACTCATAGGAAGTTATTTCTCGGAGAGGATACCAAAGGTTCgggttttctttcttttaaaacaAGCTGGTCTAAGTATGATGTTAAAAAGGGATTCCTAAGAAGTGGATCTTATGCATTAGTGTTTTGAAGAAAAATGTGGATTATGAATTACCCTTTAGTTTGAAATCTCTGAAGCAATTTGTGGAGAGTGATAAAGGATTTTCTCCTGTCTTATGTGGAAGGCTAATGTTATAATCTCTTACAACAACAAGCCAGCAACTGAGGCAGTGCCATACTTTGAGCAGGTAATTTTGGTAACTTCGATTAATGCAATTCAATAGAAGTAATAATTAATTGCAACAGGATGGTACTACTGCTCCTCATCATGTTTGTCATCATCATCTTTGATCATGGTCATGATTGTCCTCATAGTCAGTATTCTAAATAGTGTTAAGATCCATTGCATGGCTATATTATTCTGCTAGTCTTTGCATTTGGTGGTTTGTGGTCTTTTCTTTAACTTTTTCATGCAATTATgtgagaaatttttttatttggtaGACGTTTCTACAAAAACAACTTAAACAAAACTTAAGCAAAACTGAGGAAAGGACTACTGGGGCATCGATAGTTATTACGTTTACATAAAAATCTGAAAGtaaatttatttgatttttactGGTAGAATGGTAGGtgtggatttggaaaattttttaataagCAAAAGAAAAATAACAGTAAGGAAATCGAGGAAAAGGGGGGTGGGGAAGGGTGCAGCCCATGGAACTGGAAATAAGGATAAGTTGTCTAATTGACAAGGGGGTAAGGATATCCAATTTGTCTAATCTGAGTATGTAGTTGTCTTGTTCAATATTATGCTTTCTAAGTACTTATAATGCCTACTCTGCAGCTGGGTCCTCTTGTGAGTCAAATAATGCCCATTGTGGAAGCATCTCCAGTGTATTCCATTGCTTCAAGTGCTTCAGGTTGATTTCACACCCCTTGCCttttatattattgttattcTGGTTTAAAGTGGTTTTGAATATTTTATCTGTCTTCGTTTGGACTATACAGTCACTCATTTTAGTTATGGATTACATTGAATGGATTTAAGTGTGTTACAAACAAGCAGTCTTGGATAACTGTGGAAAGGAGTGTTAAAGGGGTATAGAGATTTTTACAAACCAGGGTAAACTATTCGTTCGTCATATATTTTGGCGAGAGACATGAAAGCACAAAATATCTTTTATAACTAACCCTTTGCTCTCTTAATGTACCTCCATGATATGGGACATGATGTCTGCTATGCATGGCATGTTACAAAAAAGAACACATTTCCTGATCTCTAAATTTAACATTTTATGCAATATTAGGTTGCTTGTAGTAactatctcaaaaaaaaaaaaaaaaaaaaaaaaaactgtacaCATCACTATGCTTTCTCCTCTCATGAAGAAAAGAATTGCTCATGATTTGTGCAACTGATTCATTGTTACCAAACATTTGTGGGCATAAGTAACAATGAACATTTCTTGATGGATCTATTCTTAACAAGTTTTGGACACCTTCCTTAATCCTAAGAAGTTCAAAATCGGGGAAGCATTACCCAATTTTGTAGCTAAAACAAGGGCTGTTTGCCAAATTCCGTGGGAGaagcatattttttttcttgggaTGATGTGTCCATGACAATTGTTTGGGTCATTAGTTTTAATTCTGTACCTCTTAATAAGggtttttaaagttttaatctatagagacattttcatatttttaagtAATTGGTTGTCTGGTATGCAGGATATTAGCTATCTGGTTCTGTTATTTGTagtgttaattttttttagtgtatgcattttcatttgaatatttttattttgcaaagCTCATAATTTTGCTGAAGTTTCCAGTGATAATACTTTATCTTGATTAACTAAACTTTGAGATTTTAATTAGAGTAGGTTGTTATATCTAAGTTTTAATCTATTAGagacattttcataattttaagtAATTGGTTGTCTGGTATGCAGGATATTTAGCTATCTGGTTCTGGTATTGGCGGTGTTAATTCTTTTAGtgtatttctttttatttgaatatttttcttttatgaagTTTCTAATTTGGCTGAAGTTTCCAGTGATAAATTTTTATCTTGATTAACTATCCTTTGAGATTTTAATTAGAGTAGGTTGTTATATCTCATATGCTCGTTTCTTTTTTGGGATCCTTTTGAAGATTTTTCTTTTTGAGAtaacaaaaatttaattaattcaagaaatgagaaaaaattacAGGAAAAAGAGGACAAGCCATCCTCTTCGCAGCAAAaacaaaagggaaaaagaaaCAAGTATTTACATCAATCCTGCTTTCCATTCCCTCTGGATATCGAACAGCGAAATACCTTAAAATCCCAAAAGAATAAGCCCAAAATGCAGCCAAAAGTGAAGCTTTCTCCCAAATCAAATCCGTTGAAGTCGTCTGATCTCTAAATATGTTGGCTTTCCTTTCAAGCCAAAGAGTCCACAATAAAGCAAAAACAACACAAAACCAAAAccttttcatttttctcttcctTCCGAAGCCCCAGAACTGTAACGATATGAAATCATAAGTAGTCTTCAAAGCCAACCAGTTCTCACCACTGCAGGAAAACACATTATTCTATAGCGCCCTTGCCCCCTCACAATATAGGAATAAATGACAATTAGTCTCACTTTCCTTGTCAAACATCAAGCAGATGTCAGGACTGAGAGCCTTATAAGGCCTTCTAATCTGAAGCAGTCATTTGCATTAACCCTGCTGAGAGCCAAAGTCCATATGAAAGCTCGAATCTTTAAAGGAACCACAGCCTTCCACACCTCTTCATTCAGATGAAAAGGACTGGGAATAATGGGTTTGAACAGATGAACAAAAAAAGACTTTGAAGAGATGAACCTGAAGAATCCCCAATCCAAAGCCTATTATCCCCCTGGTTTTGGTAATGAATGAATTCAGAACACTCCACAAGCAAGTGAGctcttctatctctctctcaTCGAGACTCCTAGAAAGATGGAACCAAGACACAAGATTCCtcttagaagaaaaaaaatcagaaataggAGCATCATGCATAGATGAAAGTCTATATAATCAAGATCCAAGGCATTCCAATAATGTCTTGCCCACCCAAATATCTTTACAAAAATGAACCCTATCCTTAACACCAATAGAAAAACAAGTGAAAGGAAATAAATATCCAGAAATGAGAACCATAGTATCCCGCCCATTCCTATGGATACCATACTTACTCTTTATTACTTTGTGCCATAAGGAACCAGACTCTAAGCGGAAATGTGCATAACCATTTGTCTTTTAAAGaaacttttttaaaaatccaaACTACGGGTGCCCAGGCCTCCCCCAGATTTTGGTCTCCTAACTGCCTCCCAACTAACAAGATGACCCCTCTTAACCTCCCCTTATAAGCTTCTCTCAACTCCCTGTTACTTTCATAGGAATTTTAAAAAAGAGAGATAGTAAATAGGAATATTAGAGAGACAAACACTGATGAGAATAATCCTACCATCCAAGGAAATATAAGCCTTCTTCCACCCTCCTAGTCTCTTCACTACTCTCCCAAGCACCTGATCTCAAAAGTGGCGGACAACGGATTGTTGGAAAAATGAATTTGAAGTCAAGATGTGAAAAATAATATTGAGACACTTATTGGTTGAGGTGTGCATAGCACTGCTCTTAGGTAAGATTTCGTCCCTCCAATATGGTGTAGAAGGCTCGTTGGCAACTACCTCAAGATACAACAGCCCTTCTGATTGGTCTGCACTCACCAATCGGGACATAGAAACAACAAGACTTGGTTAACCTAGACACATATTGTAACAATGATCACAAAAAGAAATTATCATCAGATTGGCAACAAAAAGAGTTTTCAAAGAGAAGAATTTTGTgagcaagaagaagaaaattgttGCAAAATCACGTTTTCAAAATGTATCTACCCTCGAgatatatatacaaataattattaaaaaatggTCAATGGTCATAAAACAGTTAACAACAACAATCACAATACAGTCACAAGACATTTAATAACAATGGTCACATAAACGGTATACAACATGTCACAAAATGGTCACAAAAAGTTTGATAACAACGGTCACAAAACGGTCAACCATTTTTTATAActgttaataaaattaaataaattatttaaatgatCATTAGAGGAGAGAAGTAGTAACGGATTTTGGAATACTATTTTAACAAAATACCAACCCAGATTACCCCCAAGATGAAGACCACGAGATGAAATGGGCCAAGACAACAAATCGTGCCCTGCAAAAGATCCAAAACCCCCTACTTCCTACTGCTCAAATTAATGCCAGCGAAATCActtttaactaaattaattttcagtcctgaaattttctcaaaaatttttaGCAATGTGAGTACCTTTAAAAAATTTTCAGTACTATTCTCTGAAAAGAAAATAGTATCATCGGCAAATTGTGAGACACCTCCCCCTTATCCGTACCTACTTCCAAACCCCTAATCACACCATACTCCTGTGCACTCGATACCAGCCTACTTAAACTATCTGCAACCAATGTGAACAAGAACTGAGacaatgaatccccttgtcttaaCCCCTTTGGACATCTCAAACCATTGCTAGGGCTTACCATCAGTAATCATAGACAAATTGGCCAAAGTAAGGCAACCTTTGATCCATTTACACCataaccataagaatccaaaacCCTACTTGGCCATCACCTTGTCCAGAAATACCTAATTAACCATTTTTTAAGCTTAATCTAATTTAGAAATAATGACCTGTCCTTTAACATCCTCTACTACATCATTAGCTACCAGGATTGCATCTAGAATTTGTCTCTCTTAAGCAAAAGCGGACTGTGCTAATGAAATAGTTTCCTGTTCCCCCAATGCCTCCCTTAGTCTCCTCAACGAGACTTTAGTTAGAATCCTATAGACGCAAGTGACCAAGTCTCCTTGACAAGACCTTTTGAAGGTTTTGGATTGTAGGCATTAAATTTCACCGAAATTACTGAATTTTTGGCTGAAATTGCAGATTTTGGAAGTGAATGAGTGGAAACTCAACttcaatattatttttttttctctttcaacttttagtataaattttaaaaaatttggaagttggaaaaaaaagaagaaaaaacatgcatattttgGGGCTTTTCTTAAATTCATGAACTTGCAATGGATCTCCCTTCTTCTTTTCCTCTCAAAAAATATAGTGGCATGAATGACCCATCTCAAATTTTCcattaaaatatatttcaaaatggaCCAAATTATTTTGAATGATAGGAATGATTAAGATGATATCATAGCACATGATATGATAATTGCTTCAACAGTGAATTgtttagataataaaaaaatgttacgtaaaatatatagttattttTAGATAAATGTTTAATGATCATtgtaatgattttattttattttatgtttt
This genomic stretch from Malania oleifera isolate guangnan ecotype guangnan chromosome 3, ASM2987363v1, whole genome shotgun sequence harbors:
- the LOC131150793 gene encoding uncharacterized protein LOC131150793; translated protein: MELVTFSRIPRIEFRYVSQNNFISYRCKCLEKDWHWFGNLLFRPPLQRLSQFSRCHAIKMASNGYVGRDSYKYNKTKLYKGLELASCLIIPPPKDKKPRAIIKFLGGAFIGAVPEVTYSYLIECLANEGFLIISVPYHVTFDHTQAAREIYEKFNTCLDIILASGLPDVNITAGDLVHLPLYSVGHSNGALLQVLIGSYFSERIPKANVIISYNNKPATEAVPYFEQLGPLVSQIMPIVEASPVYSIASSASGDAWKVLLDMAGRMGQNFDQGAEISLTKFADQLPSVLNQVKQGISEFKPTPAENRDFFRNSYNVKRTLLVKFNFDAIDETDLLEKTLKPRVESIGGTLEKVSLDGNHITPCMQEPRWQVAQLYTPADAIAQGIKTFTLNETRVLSRTISDWFGLSHQS